CGGATCTCGGCGCCGATGCGGCCGCGCAGGTGCTCGACGTCGGGGTCGCGGCCGAGCAACGCGCTGGTGACCGCGCCGGACAGCTCCTGCTCGTCGGCGACCAGCATGGCGATGTTGCGCAGTTCGGCGACGACCCGAACGGTCGCGTCCTGGTCCTCGCTCGCGGGCGAGGGCGCCGACATCAAACGCCGCCAGAAGATCTCGGCGACGAGGTGCTCCTTGGAGGAGAAGTAGGTGTAGGCGGTCGCGGCCCCGACTCCCGCGGCGGCCGCGACCAACCGGATGGTCATGCCTGCAAACCCTTCGCGGGCAAGCACTTCCACCGCCGACCTGGTGAGCTTGTCGACGGTGTCGGCCTGCTTCCCGGACAACCTGCGCCGGGTCGCCTCGAGCGTGATGGACTCGGGTTCGGACATGTGACCGGATACTACTACGGCCGGTCAGTTCTTGGCCGCGGCCAGACCCGCCCTGCGGCCGTAGAAACTGCCGTCACCCAGCGACGCGCCGCTCACGTACCCGCCCGCGCAGAGCCCCGAGGTGCACCGCCCCGCGGCGTAGAGCCCGGGGATCGGCGCGCCGGAGACGTGCAGCACCCGCGAATCCAGGTCGGTGCGCAGCCCGCCGAGGGTGAAACCCGCGGTGAAACCCCGCATGTCGAACGCGGCCAGCGAACCGCGTAGCGGCCGTACCCATTCCGGCTTCTTCCCGAGCAGCGGGTCCTTGCCCGAAGCGGCGTGCAGGTTGTAGCAGTCGACCGTCGCCTGCAAGGCGAGTTCGGGCAGACCCATGTCGGCCTCGAGTTCCGCGACCGTCTCCGCCGCCCAGGTCGGGGGTTGGCGGAAGAACGGGGTAGACGTCTCGGTGGCGAGTCCGGCCTCGTAGGCCGTCTCGTCGATGACGAGGAACGCCTGGTTCTCCTGCTGGATCAGCGTCGCCTGCCCGATCCGGCCGGGATAGGTGTCCTCGGCGATGAACCGCTGCCCGCGACCGTTGACCAGGATGCCGCGCGCGAGCAACTGCGGGTCACCGAAGAACGCCACCTCGGTCGCGTCCATGTGTGCCAGCTCCGCGCCGAGCGCCTGGGCGACCCGGATGCCGATGCCGTCGTGCTCCTCGATCGCGGCGGCCGGTCGGCCGATCAGCCGCGGCGCGTAGCCCTCGATCATCTGCTGGTGATAGGCGAAACTGCCGGTGGCGAGGACGAGTCCGCGCTCGGCGCGGATCGCCACCTCCTTGCCGTAACGCCGGGCGATCACCCCGACCACCCGATCGTCGTCGTCCACCACCAACCGGCCGATGCGCAGGTCGTATTCGACTCGGACGCCGAGGGATTCGGCGGTCTCCGCGAGCGGCTTCATCAACATGTAGCCGCCGCTCTTGCGGCCGATCTTCTTGTCCGCCATCTGCGGAACATGCCCGCGTGGCGCGGGTTTGGCGAGGGCATTGAACGGCGCGGCGTTCTCGCCGCCGGAATACATCAGCCCCTCGTCGTGCGGCGGTTCCCAGCCGGGCTCGCCCCAGAAGGCTTCGCGGAACGGCACTCCGTTGGCCACCAGCCAGTTGTAGTGCTCGACGCTGCCCCGGCAGTAGTCGGCGATCTTGGCCTGGTCCACGCCGGGGCCCAGCGCCGCGAGCAGGAAGGTCTCCATGTTCTCCGGCGTGTCCTCGAAGCCGAGCGCCTGCTGCAAGGGGGTGCCGCCGCCGAGGTAGATGAATCCGCCCGCCATTGCCGCCGCGCCGCCCCAGCCGCCGGTCCGTTCCAGGATCAGCACCTCGGCGCCCGCGCGCGCCGCCTCGATCGCCGCACAGACCCCGGCGATGCCGTATCCGGCGACGACGACGTCGGCCCGCAGGTCCCATTCGGTGACCGCGCTCGCGCGCAGGGGGCGAAGGGCATTGGCATCGGTCATGTTTCGTTCCTTCACTCGGTGCGGTCGTCGTGCTCGGCGCGGGCGGCCTTCTGCTGCTGCGCCACAATCTTGCCCACCAACAGGTCGAGTTTGGTGCCGTTCGGCCACCCGACGTAGTGGCAGAGGAACACCGCGATCTCGTGCAACTGCTCCTCGGTGAGTTCGTCGTTGCGCAGCGCGGCGCCGATCTGGATGCCCGCGGTGTCGATGGCGCCCTGCGCGGTGAGCGCGCCGAGCAGCAACAGCCTGCGGTCCCGTATCGACAGCGCGGTGCGCGACCAGATGTCGGCGAACAGATGGTCGGCGGTGACGGCGAAGTGACTGCCGGGGTAGTCCTGGAATTCGGTGCCGTAGACCTCGGCCATCTTGGCCAGGCCGCGCCGGCGCGTGGTCTCGGCGGAACCGTTGTCGGTCATGCGGATTCCCTTTCGGAGGTCGAAGCGCCGACGCCCAGCCCGGTCCCCAGGTGCGCGCGGGCGAGTTCGGTCAGCGGAAGCGCCACGTCGAGCCGGGCACCGAGCTCGAGCGCGAGCCCGAGGTCCTTCTCGCCGAGATCGCGCACGTGGCGCAGGATGGGTAACCAGAAGTCGCCCTCGGCGATCGGGGCGGTGCGGTCGCGGAGCATGATGGCGCCGGGACCGCCGGTGACGGCGTCGGAGTGGCGGACCACCTTGCCCAGGGTTGTGAGGTCGAGGCCCGCCGCCTCGGCGAGCCGCTGCGCCTCGGTGGCGGCGGTGAAGGCGACGAAATGGAGTATGTTGCGCGCCAGCTTCATTCGCGTTCCGGCACCCACCGGCCCG
This genomic stretch from Nocardia brasiliensis ATCC 700358 harbors:
- a CDS encoding FAD-dependent oxidoreductase, which produces MTDANALRPLRASAVTEWDLRADVVVAGYGIAGVCAAIEAARAGAEVLILERTGGWGGAAAMAGGFIYLGGGTPLQQALGFEDTPENMETFLLAALGPGVDQAKIADYCRGSVEHYNWLVANGVPFREAFWGEPGWEPPHDEGLMYSGGENAAPFNALAKPAPRGHVPQMADKKIGRKSGGYMLMKPLAETAESLGVRVEYDLRIGRLVVDDDDRVVGVIARRYGKEVAIRAERGLVLATGSFAYHQQMIEGYAPRLIGRPAAAIEEHDGIGIRVAQALGAELAHMDATEVAFFGDPQLLARGILVNGRGQRFIAEDTYPGRIGQATLIQQENQAFLVIDETAYEAGLATETSTPFFRQPPTWAAETVAELEADMGLPELALQATVDCYNLHAASGKDPLLGKKPEWVRPLRGSLAAFDMRGFTAGFTLGGLRTDLDSRVLHVSGAPIPGLYAAGRCTSGLCAGGYVSGASLGDGSFYGRRAGLAAAKN
- a CDS encoding carboxymuconolactone decarboxylase family protein yields the protein MTDNGSAETTRRRGLAKMAEVYGTEFQDYPGSHFAVTADHLFADIWSRTALSIRDRRLLLLGALTAQGAIDTAGIQIGAALRNDELTEEQLHEIAVFLCHYVGWPNGTKLDLLVGKIVAQQQKAARAEHDDRTE
- a CDS encoding TetR family transcriptional regulator produces the protein MSEPESITLEATRRRLSGKQADTVDKLTRSAVEVLAREGFAGMTIRLVAAAAGVGAATAYTYFSSKEHLVAEIFWRRLMSAPSPASEDQDATVRVVAELRNIAMLVADEQELSGAVTSALLGRDPDVEHLRGRIGAEIRTRIIRALGPDPDLDVVESLELLYAGALVRAGMGYGSYSEIADRIEKSALLILR